One genomic region from Gemmatimonadaceae bacterium encodes:
- a CDS encoding sialidase family protein → MSGVRVLVGTRKGAFVLTSDGKRTKWDVSGPHFAGWEIYHVKGSPADPNRIYASQSSSWFGQQIQRSDDGGKTWDAVDNKFVYDGITGTHQWYDGTAHPWEFKRVWHLEPSLSDPDTVYAGVEDAAMFRSTDGGKSWRELSGLRGHGTGPKWQPGAGGMCLHTILIDPTNPQRIFIAISAAGAFRTDDGGETWKPINQGLRSEYIPDPKAEVGHCVHRIALHGSRPNTLFMQKHWDVMRSDDAGESWREVSGNLPTDFGFVVDVHAHEPDTVYVLPIKSDGEHFVPEGKLRVYRSRTGGNEWEALTKGLPQENCYVNVLRDAMAVDRLDECGVYFGTTGGQVYASADAGDSWNAIVRDLPAVLSVEVQTLS, encoded by the coding sequence TGAGCGGCCCGCACTTTGCGGGTTGGGAGATCTATCACGTCAAAGGCTCGCCCGCCGACCCCAACCGGATCTACGCCTCGCAGTCCAGCAGCTGGTTCGGCCAGCAGATCCAACGCTCGGACGACGGCGGCAAGACGTGGGACGCGGTGGACAACAAGTTCGTGTACGACGGCATCACCGGCACGCACCAGTGGTACGACGGCACGGCCCACCCGTGGGAATTCAAACGCGTCTGGCACCTCGAGCCCTCGCTCTCCGATCCCGACACCGTGTACGCCGGCGTCGAGGATGCGGCGATGTTCCGCTCCACCGACGGCGGCAAATCGTGGCGCGAACTGTCGGGACTGCGCGGCCACGGCACGGGACCCAAGTGGCAGCCCGGGGCGGGCGGTATGTGCCTGCACACGATCCTCATCGATCCCACCAATCCGCAGCGCATCTTCATCGCCATCTCCGCGGCCGGCGCCTTCCGCACGGACGACGGCGGCGAGACCTGGAAGCCCATCAATCAGGGCCTGCGCTCCGAGTACATCCCCGATCCCAAGGCCGAGGTGGGCCACTGCGTGCACCGCATCGCGCTGCACGGATCGCGGCCCAACACGCTGTTCATGCAGAAGCATTGGGACGTGATGCGCAGCGACGACGCCGGCGAGTCGTGGCGCGAGGTGAGCGGCAACCTGCCCACCGACTTCGGGTTCGTGGTCGACGTCCACGCGCACGAGCCGGACACCGTGTATGTGCTCCCCATCAAGAGCGACGGCGAGCACTTCGTGCCCGAGGGCAAGCTACGCGTGTACCGCAGCCGCACGGGCGGCAACGAGTGGGAAGCGCTCACCAAGGGGCTGCCGCAGGAGAACTGCTACGTGAACGTGCTGCGCGACGCGATGGCGGTGGACCGCCTGGACGAGTGCGGCGTGTACTTCGGCACCACCGGCGGGCAGGTGTACGCATCGGCCGACGCCGGCGACAGCTGGAATGCGATCGTCCGCGATCTTCCGGCGGTGCTGTCGGTCGAGGTGCAGACGCTCTCATGA